The segment TGGGCGGAGCCCGTGAGCACGAAGTGTCCCGGAATGCGGGCCTCATCCACTGAGCGCTTGATGGCCAGGAGGAGTTCAGGTACCCGCTGTACCTCGTCCAGGATGAGCTTGTCCTCCCTGCTCAGGAGGGCGCGCGGGTCAGCTTCCGCCTGGAGGGGAAGGTCCAGGTGGCCCAGGGTGAGGTAGAGGTGCTGGCTCAGGCTGGGCAGGTTGCGCACCAGGGTGGTTTTGCCTACATGCCGGCCTTCCATGACCGCCACCACTAGGGAAGACCCGCATGAGCCTTTCCAGAAGGGACGCGGCCGTACGGGGTACGCAAGGCATTTCCAGGTCCGAATGATCGTCATTCACAAGCGGAATAACAAAGGGAACCCACTTGACCTCGAGGGAAGGTAAGGGGCACGCTGAAGCCCAAACTCCGACCAGGGCGCTCCACCCAGCCGAGGGATCGGGGTTCACAAGGAGAGCAGGGCCATCACCTCGTCCTTGTGCATCAACTCCTGCATGCTTCCTTCCACCCGCACCTTCCCGATTTCGAAAACGTAGCCTCGGTCCGCTACCCGGCCCGTGAAGCGGAGATTC is part of the Thermus caldilimi genome and harbors:
- a CDS encoding AAA family ATPase; translation: MEGRHVGKTTLVRNLPSLSQHLYLTLGHLDLPLQAEADPRALLSREDKLILDEVQRVPELLLAIKRSVDEARIPGHFVLTGSAHLLLHAHLAETLAGRAAHLVLWPMTWREHQGLGKEAVLLYKS